The following are encoded in a window of Ictalurus punctatus breed USDA103 chromosome 13, Coco_2.0, whole genome shotgun sequence genomic DNA:
- the si:dkey-94l16.4 gene encoding transcription factor 20 isoform X2, with protein MEQPSDNSDGLQPQELSSACNLPRVFDLTKNTEECLLKTNSIEALHVVQPPGWYLSSGTSNGSVLPEDETDPSLQPSEQIQPDNALSNTTVTLSYVTRSHVFSGHDSLSQHSQIYSVPISKAFSLHPAAYDASQLVTDAGGAPLCVEMDQHCLQQVSVPVGLATCASSFDFVTPVVENVASLCYLQQAHNIGGIQDVESLALETLRSLQQNNPADCKIPLNLDEIQNGAVGSLWNAGPVDGSVPAGHVESIVDQHKNGNPEVLFLISRTDDPVLLPNDQEPAGLAVSLNQEFLNALEDSVSPSFASLIGVKDVSILPQTAGCQSEENSLAEETNTRQDELSNVESDPLMSAEERDSSSATDALGTTISGELTANNFDTSGTEQSEQSRALSEVQKEKTHVHNVTQKKTHLPRRLFAKKETLVRKELPPRTRRGMRLEAIVQNIFPSRYKSSHVSSAKKCRRSDAQPDETTHLGSSQDVSFGNSDNSVFELERPLKVGTETNKKTARLQDRSEETDAADPSKLSTSCSETVSKHSQAVPSPGMSRKPITYIKTSKKRPKLSNSPPVRVRKRTTLPTSKQTKSPLKQQTLTTSSKHSTSTKRAPTPKKKRRTHKVGQSSMFSPKEPEIKLRYVSYKDEKREKRDETFSPFVHVDLKAYPTCTVINYPDESVRLSRGKQPTPVASGKMPTTPCLQYGRVSTEGTHWDSLVCCLCGGSANTMDLGDLHGPYYPEGFRPEARLPTNPQEPREDDSSESDSSSSQPRKPRHKLQAAALGAYQRWSSDVELSCSPAAKRSRMDTVTDWYAPPTVPLEASEYWLHEDCGIWSAGVFLVRGKIYGLEKTVKMAKETICSSCHKMGATLGCFFKGCPNKYHYICAMQSGCVLYEENFSMKCRKHKNKSIKGVSSNKQNSR; from the exons ATGGAACAGCCTTCTGACAACTCGGATGGTTTACAGCCTCAGGAACTCTCCTCCGCCTGCAACCTTCCTCGCGTTTTTGACCTGACGAAGAACACAGAGGAATGTCTGTTAAAAACCAACTCGATAGAGGCCTTGCATGTCGTCCAGCCACCAGGCTGGTACCTGAGTTCCGGGACCAGCAACGGGTCAGTGCTTCCAGAAGACGAGACCGATCCTTCGCTGCAGCCCAGCGAGCAGATCCAACCAGACAACGCTCTTTCCAACACGACAGTTACGCTCTCGTATGTGACCAGGTCCCATGTCTTTTCGGGCCACGACTCACTCTCGCAGCATTCACAGATTTACAGTGTTCCGATAAGCAAGGCGTTTTCTCTACACCCCGCTGCGTATGACGCAAGCCAGCTGGTCACAGATGCAGGTGGAGCACCGCTCTGTGTGGAAATGGACCAACACTGCCTGCAGCAGGTGTCTGTGCCCGTAGGCTTAGCCACCTGTGCCAGTTCATTTGATTTTGTCACGCCCGTCGTGGAGAACGTCGCAAGTCTCTGTTATCTTCAGCAGGCACACAACATCGGTGGCATACAAGATGTCGAGAGCCTCGCTCTGGAGACGCTCCGATCTTTACAGCAGAACAACCCGGCGGACTGCAAGATTCCTCTCAACTTGGACGAAATTCAGAACGGCGCCGTCGGCAGCTTGTGGAACGCGGGACCCGTTGACGGGAGCGTTCCAGCTGGCCATGTTGAGAGCATAGTGGATCAGCACAAGAACGGCAACCCGGAAGTACTCTTCCTGATCTCCAGAACCGACGACCCAGTTCTTTTACCGAATGATCAGGAGCCTGCAGGTCTTGCTGTTTCACTAAATCAGGAGTTTCTAAATGCACTGGAAGATTCTGTGTCACCCTCCTTCGCCTCACTGATTGGAGTAAAGGATGTTTCCATTCTGCCCCAGACTGCAGGATGCCAAAGTGAAGAGAACTCTCTTGCTGAAGAAACTAACACTCGGCAAGATGAATTAAGTAACGTGGAATCTGATCCTCTCATGAGTGCAGAGGAGAGAGATTCATCGTCTGCCACCGATGCATTAGGTACCACCATTAGCGGTGAACTAACAGCAAATAACTTCGACACGTCCGGGACAGAACAGTCCGAACAGAGCAGGGCGTTATCCGAGGTACAGAAAGAGAAGACGCACGTTCATAATGTGACTCAGAAGAAAACACATTTGCCTAGACGTTTGTTTGCCAAAAAGGAAACACTAGTAAGAAAAGAACTTCCCCCAAGAACTAGAAGAGGGATGAGGTTAGAGGCCATTGTTCAGAATATCTTCCCTTCCAGGTACAAATCCAGTCATGTCTCTTCTGCAAAAAAATGTCGGCGTTCTGACGCCCAGCCGGATGAGACCACTCATCTGGGATCTAGCCAAGATGTGTCATTTGGCAACAGCGACAACAGCGTTTTCGAGTTGGAACGTCCTCTGAAGGTTGGGACTGAAACTAATAAAAAGACCGCTCGATTACAGGACAGGTCAGAAGAAACAGACGCTGCCGATCCAAGCAAATTATCTACCTCATGTTCCGAAACTgtttcaaaacattcacaagcTGTCCCATCCCCAGGGATGTCACGCAAACCCATTACGTACATCAAGACATCAAAGAAACGACCGAAACTTTCAAACAGTCCCCCAGTAAGGGTGAGAAAAAGGACTACGCTGCCTACATCCAAACAGACAAAAAGCCCTTTAAAGCAACAGACTTTAACTACGAGCAGCAAACATTCAACAAGCACGAAACGAGCTCCTACCcctaaaaagaaaaggagaacgCATAAAGTGGGGCAGTCTTCCATGTTCTCCCCCAAGGAGCCGGAAATAAAGCTCAGATACGTCAGCTATAAAGACGAGAAAAGGGAAAAGAGAGACGAGACCTTCTCACCTTTTGTACACGTAGACCTGAAAGCATATCCTACTTGTACGGTAATCAACTACCCTGATGAGAGTGTCAGGCTGAGCCGAGGGAAGCAGCCTACCCCAGTCGCGTCAGGGAAAATGCCCACTACACCGTGTTTGCAGTACGGCCGTGTCTCCACGGAGGGCACGCACTGGGACAGCCTCGTGTGCTGCCTTTGCGGAGGCTCTGCTAACACTATGGACCTGGGTGATTTGCATGGCCCGTATTATCCTGAGGGTTTCAGGCCCGAAGCGAGGCTGCCTACTAATCCTCAGGAGCCGAGAGAGGACGACTCCAGCGAATCGGATTCATCGAGCAGTCAGCCTCGAAAGCCACGTCACAAGCTGCAGGCAGCTGCTCTAGGAGCCTATCAGAGATGGAGCAGTGATGTTGAGCTTTCCTGCAGCCCTGCAGCGAAGAGATCCAGGATGGACACTGTGACAGACTGGTATGCCCCGCCAACAGTGCCCTTAGAAGCCAGCGAGTACTGGCTGCACGAGGACTGTGGCATATGGTCCGCTGGGGTCTTTCTCGTCAGAGGGAAGATTTACGGGCTAGAAAAAACCGTTAAGATGGCAAAGGAGACG ATTTGCTCCTCTTGCCATAAAATGGGCGCCACATTGGGCTGCTTTTTCAAAGGCTGCCCTAACAAGTATCACTACATATGTGCAATGCAGTCAG GTTGTGTCTTATACGAGGAAAACTTCTCAATGAAATGCAGAAAGCACAAG AACAAATCCATCAAGGGTGTATCATCGAACAAACAGAACAGCAGGTGA
- the si:dkey-94l16.4 gene encoding transcription factor 20 isoform X1, with the protein METLPSQVALKALASDMEQPSDNSDGLQPQELSSACNLPRVFDLTKNTEECLLKTNSIEALHVVQPPGWYLSSGTSNGSVLPEDETDPSLQPSEQIQPDNALSNTTVTLSYVTRSHVFSGHDSLSQHSQIYSVPISKAFSLHPAAYDASQLVTDAGGAPLCVEMDQHCLQQVSVPVGLATCASSFDFVTPVVENVASLCYLQQAHNIGGIQDVESLALETLRSLQQNNPADCKIPLNLDEIQNGAVGSLWNAGPVDGSVPAGHVESIVDQHKNGNPEVLFLISRTDDPVLLPNDQEPAGLAVSLNQEFLNALEDSVSPSFASLIGVKDVSILPQTAGCQSEENSLAEETNTRQDELSNVESDPLMSAEERDSSSATDALGTTISGELTANNFDTSGTEQSEQSRALSEVQKEKTHVHNVTQKKTHLPRRLFAKKETLVRKELPPRTRRGMRLEAIVQNIFPSRYKSSHVSSAKKCRRSDAQPDETTHLGSSQDVSFGNSDNSVFELERPLKVGTETNKKTARLQDRSEETDAADPSKLSTSCSETVSKHSQAVPSPGMSRKPITYIKTSKKRPKLSNSPPVRVRKRTTLPTSKQTKSPLKQQTLTTSSKHSTSTKRAPTPKKKRRTHKVGQSSMFSPKEPEIKLRYVSYKDEKREKRDETFSPFVHVDLKAYPTCTVINYPDESVRLSRGKQPTPVASGKMPTTPCLQYGRVSTEGTHWDSLVCCLCGGSANTMDLGDLHGPYYPEGFRPEARLPTNPQEPREDDSSESDSSSSQPRKPRHKLQAAALGAYQRWSSDVELSCSPAAKRSRMDTVTDWYAPPTVPLEASEYWLHEDCGIWSAGVFLVRGKIYGLEKTVKMAKETICSSCHKMGATLGCFFKGCPNKYHYICAMQSGCVLYEENFSMKCRKHKNKSIKGVSSNKQNSR; encoded by the exons ATGGAAACCCTGCCGAGCCAGGTAGCTTTAAAAGCATTAGCCT CTGATATGGAACAGCCTTCTGACAACTCGGATGGTTTACAGCCTCAGGAACTCTCCTCCGCCTGCAACCTTCCTCGCGTTTTTGACCTGACGAAGAACACAGAGGAATGTCTGTTAAAAACCAACTCGATAGAGGCCTTGCATGTCGTCCAGCCACCAGGCTGGTACCTGAGTTCCGGGACCAGCAACGGGTCAGTGCTTCCAGAAGACGAGACCGATCCTTCGCTGCAGCCCAGCGAGCAGATCCAACCAGACAACGCTCTTTCCAACACGACAGTTACGCTCTCGTATGTGACCAGGTCCCATGTCTTTTCGGGCCACGACTCACTCTCGCAGCATTCACAGATTTACAGTGTTCCGATAAGCAAGGCGTTTTCTCTACACCCCGCTGCGTATGACGCAAGCCAGCTGGTCACAGATGCAGGTGGAGCACCGCTCTGTGTGGAAATGGACCAACACTGCCTGCAGCAGGTGTCTGTGCCCGTAGGCTTAGCCACCTGTGCCAGTTCATTTGATTTTGTCACGCCCGTCGTGGAGAACGTCGCAAGTCTCTGTTATCTTCAGCAGGCACACAACATCGGTGGCATACAAGATGTCGAGAGCCTCGCTCTGGAGACGCTCCGATCTTTACAGCAGAACAACCCGGCGGACTGCAAGATTCCTCTCAACTTGGACGAAATTCAGAACGGCGCCGTCGGCAGCTTGTGGAACGCGGGACCCGTTGACGGGAGCGTTCCAGCTGGCCATGTTGAGAGCATAGTGGATCAGCACAAGAACGGCAACCCGGAAGTACTCTTCCTGATCTCCAGAACCGACGACCCAGTTCTTTTACCGAATGATCAGGAGCCTGCAGGTCTTGCTGTTTCACTAAATCAGGAGTTTCTAAATGCACTGGAAGATTCTGTGTCACCCTCCTTCGCCTCACTGATTGGAGTAAAGGATGTTTCCATTCTGCCCCAGACTGCAGGATGCCAAAGTGAAGAGAACTCTCTTGCTGAAGAAACTAACACTCGGCAAGATGAATTAAGTAACGTGGAATCTGATCCTCTCATGAGTGCAGAGGAGAGAGATTCATCGTCTGCCACCGATGCATTAGGTACCACCATTAGCGGTGAACTAACAGCAAATAACTTCGACACGTCCGGGACAGAACAGTCCGAACAGAGCAGGGCGTTATCCGAGGTACAGAAAGAGAAGACGCACGTTCATAATGTGACTCAGAAGAAAACACATTTGCCTAGACGTTTGTTTGCCAAAAAGGAAACACTAGTAAGAAAAGAACTTCCCCCAAGAACTAGAAGAGGGATGAGGTTAGAGGCCATTGTTCAGAATATCTTCCCTTCCAGGTACAAATCCAGTCATGTCTCTTCTGCAAAAAAATGTCGGCGTTCTGACGCCCAGCCGGATGAGACCACTCATCTGGGATCTAGCCAAGATGTGTCATTTGGCAACAGCGACAACAGCGTTTTCGAGTTGGAACGTCCTCTGAAGGTTGGGACTGAAACTAATAAAAAGACCGCTCGATTACAGGACAGGTCAGAAGAAACAGACGCTGCCGATCCAAGCAAATTATCTACCTCATGTTCCGAAACTgtttcaaaacattcacaagcTGTCCCATCCCCAGGGATGTCACGCAAACCCATTACGTACATCAAGACATCAAAGAAACGACCGAAACTTTCAAACAGTCCCCCAGTAAGGGTGAGAAAAAGGACTACGCTGCCTACATCCAAACAGACAAAAAGCCCTTTAAAGCAACAGACTTTAACTACGAGCAGCAAACATTCAACAAGCACGAAACGAGCTCCTACCcctaaaaagaaaaggagaacgCATAAAGTGGGGCAGTCTTCCATGTTCTCCCCCAAGGAGCCGGAAATAAAGCTCAGATACGTCAGCTATAAAGACGAGAAAAGGGAAAAGAGAGACGAGACCTTCTCACCTTTTGTACACGTAGACCTGAAAGCATATCCTACTTGTACGGTAATCAACTACCCTGATGAGAGTGTCAGGCTGAGCCGAGGGAAGCAGCCTACCCCAGTCGCGTCAGGGAAAATGCCCACTACACCGTGTTTGCAGTACGGCCGTGTCTCCACGGAGGGCACGCACTGGGACAGCCTCGTGTGCTGCCTTTGCGGAGGCTCTGCTAACACTATGGACCTGGGTGATTTGCATGGCCCGTATTATCCTGAGGGTTTCAGGCCCGAAGCGAGGCTGCCTACTAATCCTCAGGAGCCGAGAGAGGACGACTCCAGCGAATCGGATTCATCGAGCAGTCAGCCTCGAAAGCCACGTCACAAGCTGCAGGCAGCTGCTCTAGGAGCCTATCAGAGATGGAGCAGTGATGTTGAGCTTTCCTGCAGCCCTGCAGCGAAGAGATCCAGGATGGACACTGTGACAGACTGGTATGCCCCGCCAACAGTGCCCTTAGAAGCCAGCGAGTACTGGCTGCACGAGGACTGTGGCATATGGTCCGCTGGGGTCTTTCTCGTCAGAGGGAAGATTTACGGGCTAGAAAAAACCGTTAAGATGGCAAAGGAGACG ATTTGCTCCTCTTGCCATAAAATGGGCGCCACATTGGGCTGCTTTTTCAAAGGCTGCCCTAACAAGTATCACTACATATGTGCAATGCAGTCAG GTTGTGTCTTATACGAGGAAAACTTCTCAATGAAATGCAGAAAGCACAAG AACAAATCCATCAAGGGTGTATCATCGAACAAACAGAACAGCAGGTGA